The following proteins come from a genomic window of Raphanus sativus cultivar WK10039 unplaced genomic scaffold, ASM80110v3 Scaffold4446, whole genome shotgun sequence:
- the LOC130507387 gene encoding amino acid transporter AVT6B-like, producing the protein FDAAHTIIANLRDSCNSISNLIKETMATKDEVQNVPLLQASSESDDDGHEEFNGASFTGAVLNLATAIIGAGIMALPATMKILGLVPGIAMIVLMAFLTDKTIEFLIRFSGGIARRSYGGLMEDSFGKPGRIVLQVSVLVSNIGVLIVYMIIIGDVLECLLEEWFGESWWDKRTVVLLFTTLCVFAPLTSFKRIDTLKFTSALSLVLAVVFLLITAGIVVTKFYRGGLMKPRLFPNVTDLSSVWKLFTVVPVLVNAFICHSNVHSIQNELEDSVQIKPVVRSALVMSSSVYIMTSLFGYLLFGESTLGDFLANFDADLEIPFGSVLSDAVRLSYAVHLMLVFPVIFYPLRVNMDGLLFPTAPSLTTSNLRFASITAGLIAVIFVGANFIPSIWVVFQLTGVTASVCIGFIFPAAVVLKDRHNQATKMDKTIAIFVIVLAVCSSAVAIYSDAYALIKKNKSTCSI; encoded by the exons ACTTCGATGCTGCTCACACCATCATCGCTAATCTCCGTGATTCTTGTAACAGTATCTccaacctcatcaaagaaacaATGGCGACTAAAGATGAAGTCCAGAACGTTCCACTGTTGCAGGCGTCATCAGAAAGTGACGACGACGGTCACGAAGAGTTCAACGGAGCTTCTTTCACCGGAGCCGTACTCAACCTCGCGACGGCGATCATCGGTGCTGGCATCATGGCTTTGCCCGCGACGATGAAGATCCTCGGACTCGTTCCCGGGATCGCGATGATCGTTCTCATGGCTTTCTTGACCGACAAGACGATCGAGTTCTTGATTAGGTTTAGCGGTGGAATCGCGAGGAGATCGTACGGTGGTTTGATGGAAGATTCTTTCGGTAAACCTGGAAGGATTGTGTTGCAAGTTTCTGTTCTCGTTAGCAACATTGGCGTTTTGATCGTTTACATGATCATCATTG GTGATGTTTTGGAGTGTTTGCTTGAAGAATGGTTTGGAGAAAGCTGGTGGGACAAGAGAACTGTTGTTCTTCTCTTTACAACTCTTTGCGTCTTTGCTCCATTGACATCCTTCAAGCGGATTG ATACTTTGAAATTCACATCTGCACTATCACTGGTTCTAGCGGTTGTTTTTCTACTCATCACTGCGGGAATCGTCGTTACAAAGTTTTACAGAGGTGGTTTGATGAAGCCAAGACTCTTCCCAAACGTCACCGACTTGTCATCGGTCTGGAAACTCTTCACCGTTGTTCCTGTGCTTGTCAACGCATTCATTTGTCACTCTAACG TACACAGTATACAGAACGAGCTTGAAGACTCTGTTCAGATCAAACCCGTTGTGCGTTCAGCTCTTGTGATGTCCTCCTCTGTTTACATAATGACGAGCTTGTTCGGATACCTCTTGTTCGGCGAATCCACTCTCGGTGATTTTCTTGCAAACTTCGATGCCGATCTTGAAATCCCTTTTGGTTCGGTTCTCAGTGACGCGGTCAGGCTCAGCTATGCAGTTCATCTCATGCTTGTGTTCCCTGTTATCTTCTACCCTTTGCGGGTTAACATGGACGGTCTCTTGTTCCCCACGGCTCCATCACTTACTACCTCGAATCTGAGGTTTGCCTCCATCACTGCGGGTCTCATTGCTGTTATCTTTGTTGGTGCAAACTTCATTCCAAGCATCTGGGTTGTCTTCCAACTCACTGGAGTTACAGCTTCTGTCTGCATCGGTTTCATATTCCCTGCTGCTGTCGTCTTGAA GGATCGTCATAACCAAGCTACAAAGATGGACAAGACTATAGCCATTTTCGTGATTGTCCTTGCGGTTTGCTCCAGTGCAGTCGCCATTTACAGTGACGCTTACGCCTTAATCAAGAAGAATAAATCCACATGTTCAATATGA